The genome window CACTGAATAcgcaaaaatatgaaaataacagGTAGTAACCATCAATTTtcattttacaatttaattCCTGTCTTCAGATATTCCTAGCCGCCATTACCCTGGCCGCGGCTGCAGCCAGGCCTCAGGAAGGGCACCACGAGCACGGTCACGCTTACTCCTCTCAGAGCATCGTGCTTCATCAAAGCCATGGTCATGAACAAGTACATAAACACCATGAACAACATTCTGCTCTCCAGCAGTCTGGCAAGAAACATGATGAACATCACCACGATTActatgtaagaaaaaaattgaCAGATAATTATACTTTTGTACTGTTTTTATGTACGTAATACTTTCTtcgtatattattttatttattcttattatgaatgggcttactcttgaccacagactagccaaaggcaaagacgtggcctacgatggagtgagctcgcccagaagatgcctgttcatctCTGATTTGAAGGGTGTAGGGCTACGATTTACACCACCCCTTTTCCGTCCAtaactgtcactgcaatatccgTTTCGATTTCTTTCCCCCATTAGTTGCTCAGCTTGGCATTTAAACATGTGCTCTTCCTCTTTTGAGGTTACAGGTGTGAGTTTATGCATGTGTGTGtaatacattaaattaaatcaaataacACTCACAGGCGCACCCTAAGTACGAGTTCGAGTACAAGGTGGAGGACCCGCACACCGGCGACAAGAAGGCGCAGCACGaggcccgcgacggcgacgtcGTCAAGGGCTACTACAGCCTGCACGAGCCCGACGGCACTGTCAGGATCGTGCACTACTCCGCCGATAAGCACAGCGGGTAAGGGTTAAAAATATTGCGTCCTTCGGTATTCCGTCACTCACGTTGAATTTAAAGGATGCATTTACAAATCTACGAGTACCTCATCAATTAATTAGGCCTGTTTCATATTTATGTAGTCAGATTTCAAACGTCAGAATGTGTGTAGGTATGTTTTTAACATTTAAGATCTGATAATTTCATCGTCATAGTCCTAATTTTAAGACTATATAGCATTGGCTATCATTTTCATCACAAAATGTTCTTTCTTTTTCAGTTTTAATGCTGAAGTCAAGAGGGAAGGGCACGCTAAGCATGTGATCCCTACGCACCATCATTGAAAACTACACTTGTTACATATTTGTTTATTGTTTTGTTGTCTAATGTTAATAAAAAACAAGAAATATACTTAGAATTTTATTCATAACAATCATAATCTTACCTACTATTTATACGTTAATGTTCGATTCAAAATCTTGCACCGCAGAGTTACAAAGTTCACATTATATATTGTGTATTagcttttttattattataaatgggtttactcttggccacagactagtttTACTAGGACTAAGTAATCTAGTATACAATGCTTTTATAAAATGTCAAGGCTAAactcaaaaaatcaaaatcacgTTTCTTTCTTCAAGTAAAACACTATCCCGTTTGACACTGTCCCTTTTCAAATGCTGTTTTTGATGCCAATAGAATCCAATTTCATTCAATAATTTACTTGAATGTGTATTTACGGTAATGTACTGAAAAGTTTAGTCCATGGGTACATTTCATTTAAGATGAAACTTGACTCTGTTTACAGTATtttgtattaataaaaaaaaaaatgtttatatccaagaaaatacagtcatgtatacaattaaactgacctccacacTAGGCACTGCCTGTCCCGTGGAGGAGATGGTTCAGTCTTATGATGATTATCCTTATTATTATCCTTAACATTAACTTAACTTAATTCTTGACATAAAAACGGAGAAGCTTTCGTCTTTGAGGACATGTCAGTTTTCTCATTTACATATCCGATCCATGTCGTATTCAGATcttatattttaagtattttatatttcaatagggctgtatatattttaatttaaatgaaCTTTTCAACTAATCATGGTAAAATACCTTACATTACAAAGCTTTCTTCCATTAGCTCTAAAATTGTCTCACCGCAAAATTACTTTTTGTGCGTGTTGATTATAATTACAAATTATACTGCTAACAATGAATTTACGAAATAGTTGCAGACACTATGCATGACTTAGTTGGCGGGCAAAGCAGTGAATGAGTTAGTGAAATCAATATTGCCTTGATACCCTTATCGGCAATATAAAAGTAGCGGAATTCGGCAAGTATGTATCAGTCAACTGTTGTGTTTAGCTCCTGTAGGACAAAATCAAATAATTCACAATGTACTCAAAGgtaattttaaaacaataatataaaccatttagttaatataaatgactttaaatcataaattaaaatattttaaaataaaatatttataacagaAAAGGTGTTgtaatttttttccatttacTTTTTTTAGAATGTGATTCATTTCATTATTAAGTACATAATTACgtcttttttttgcaaaaatacttaaaatttcaatttatgttttataacgcTTTTCCCTTTTTTTGATCCCCCATATAATTTCTTTGATTTCAaaatttaaactattttttttaaattagtgcAATTCAAACAGTCAAACACTCCCTAATTAAGCAAATGGTGATCTTTCTAAGCCTTTGCTCCTAGccaacataatttattattcgattataaaaaaatatttatatgccAAATATGTTTTGAATTTTCGTTCTATACTTATACTTacatattgtaaatgggaaagtgtgtgtgtctgtttgtttgtccgtctttcacggcaaagcggagcgacgaattgacgtgatttttaagtggacatagttAAAGGGGTGAAGAGTAACATAGGCtcatttttgtctctttctaacccctacttttctaaaatgggggggggtggagttttatggagcattctgcaattttcgagTTCGACGCGAGCGTAGCTGCGAGCAAAAGTTAGTTGAAAATAAACCAAATTACCGTTTCAGGTCCTGTGCCTAGCTTCCCTCCTGGCCGTTGCCGCAGCTCACTACGGGCACGGACATGGCCACGCGTTCTCCTCGCAGCACATCTCCCGCCACGACGGGCCCGCGCACGTCGTGCCCATCCACGGTCACGGTCACGGTCACGGTCACCATGGCCATGACCACGGTCACGATGTCGACTACTATGTAAGTATTCACTCTCGTAGTGTTCATAAGAAAGTGCACGAATTTGAGCAGCAGCGGTTGGAAAACCTGGATGCTAAGCGTCATAAGTATCCGAAAGAAGCGACCTAAGCCCTCCTACACGTATACGAGTTTGCGAGCCACATCAGAGCATTCCATCATCCGGACAATAATTGGTAATGGAGTCACCTTTGTCGGATACGataaggaagatgatgatgatgatgatttactcACGTGATTTGGATTTTCATAAAAGGTGCTCTAAATTGCTTCGACATAAAATTCATCAAACATTTTAATGCTCCGCTATGTTGCCACAGCCACTGCAAGCAATTTAGAGGTGTAAGCTCGTAGCTCTAGCTACTGGAAGCATGTGAGTTGGTATGGAAACCATGCGTTCTCGCAGTGCATCTCCCGCCATGACAAGCCCGCAAACGACAGTATTTTAGAGCGAACCATATCGTGCCCATACACGGTCATAGGTCACCACGCCCATGACCCCGGTCATGACTACATCGACTATTTACGTAAGTATGGAAAACCACGTGTTCTCGCAACACGTCTCCCGCCAATGTAATTCAGCGCACGCTAATACTTTAGAGGGAATAATAATTTTGCTCATTCACGGTCACGGTCACCATGACCATGACCACGGTCAACTCAACTACTTACGTAGTAAACTTGGTGGTATGGAAAGAGCGTCCTTGTTTGCATGATTTCTAGCACGCACTGTTATAATTGAGTTCGTTGCGTTATAGTCGTCAGTTATTGTCACTCGCGGTGCCCATGAACTAAAATTATGATTGTTTATTACGATAAAAAGTTTTGACGGCGGTTGCACATGCACTTCTTGTTATCAAATGTTTCAGATAGAATAGACATGATAAAGTAAATTATTTCACAGGAATTGAActtgaatttatttttacaggCTTACCCTAAGTACGAGTTCGAGTACAAAGTAGACGACCCGCATACCGGCGACCACAAGACGCAGCACGAGCACCGCGACGGCGACGTCGTCAAGGGCTTCTACAGCCTGCACGAGCCTGACGGTTCCATCAGACACGTCCACTACCACGGCGACAAGCACTCTGGGTAAGAAGACGATTGATTTCTATAATATCCATTGTACAGGATGTTCAATGATGATCCGATGCTTCAAAGTGAAAATGCTACAAATTACTTCTATTTTCGGCTTGAAAAGTTGTTATCCATCATCAACCTAGGCCACCATATTGGGGAGGTACGTGGGATTCTCACCTCCCGGCTCCTAGCATTTTGAGGGGAAGGAGCGTACCCGTTAAACCCACATCGGCGTTTCCCTCAGTATTCCATTCAGTAGGCCTCATGGGAGTCATGGGATCGCGAACATCCTACCTGAAAGCGATGCCCCCCATTAAAACAAGAATAATATCGTGACTACTTTTAAAATCTCGTACTTTCacgtcgattgctataaagcagTACCGCTttatcagtttattcatataaagatacaactTACATCTCACCTACAATTGCTTTTCATTGACAAAGTGAAGATACAAGTTTAACTAAACTCACTCACATAATATGTtgtattcctgagtcatggatgttttctatgtatataagtatgtatttatctatttaagtatgtatttcgtcgcttagcacccatagtacaagctttgcttagtttggggctaagttgatctgtgtaaggtgtccccaatatatatatatattttttttttttttttttctaaatcgccataatttattatatcataatatttttGCAGATTCCATGCTGACGTGAAACACGAGACCCACCACATCGTTCCAGAGAAACACCACCATCACTACTGAATGGTTCcattttatgacattttacgTATGAATCTGTGATCTACCAATAATTGTTatgttgtaaatattttttacctaaTATACTTTTTACAAGCAAATCATGTTTTTAGTTACCTAGATTTACATTGACCGGGATGTAGACCGTTATTACCCTTTTTTTGTCAAGCTCTTGATATTTCGACTCAGTCACACGCATCATGGTCATTCATTGGCCATGGGTAACTGAAACGAGCTAAGTGAACAGTCTTACTTTCAgttaagtattcaatattttgtaACTGGTTATTTTAGGATACGCtcgaaaatcgaaataaaaaataaaactatgtattCTGCCAAATTACTTCAAGATTATGCAGTTGCAGATAAGAACTCCATGTTTCTTTGAAACCTCGAGTAGGGATTTAGCTACTTTACATCAACATCCAAGTAGGCGTCTCGTGAGCCTTCAAAGGGGTCTTCGGTTTTCGGGTTAAATTAGACATAAACttcgtattatttattattatttatttaaggagtACCAACAGGAAGCgcggtagcctagcggtaagtacgtgcgactttcgttccggaggtcgtgggttcgaaccccggctctcAGCACTTAAttttgcgaaatgtcatttgatatttgccagtcgcttttcggtgaaggaaaacatcgtgaggaaaccggactaatttcaataaggtctagtttacccttaatgatttagattttttttttgtttttttttttatatattagatttagattttatgTTTGGGGTCATAACCtactagcggtaagagcgtgcgactttcgatccggaggtcgcgggttcgaacccggctcgtaccaatgagtttttctgaccttatgtgcgaaatgtcatttgatatttgccagtcgcttttcggtgaaggaaaacatcgtgaggaaaccggattaattctaataaggcctggttacccttcgggttggaagatcagatggcagtcgctttcgtaaaactagtgcctacgccaaatcttgggactagttgtcaaagcggaccccaggctcccattagccgttgcaaatgccgggataacgcaaggaggatgatgatgataaggaGCACCAACAGctatttaaacaaataatacaacaaatataaaaacaaagagCCACAATTACTAAAAAGATGACACGAGTGCACACATTCGTGTCACCGCACATGCGAACATAAAAAGAGAAAATGGAAAGAAATTAAACTTCACGACTTCGATAACTAAAAAAAGTACACTTTGTAAAATTCTTTGTGTAGGCACAAGTGGCGGCtgatgaaaatttctgctaggcaacactgagcaaaaaaacctaccttaacagtaggtactttactagtaatcgattttaggcaagccggtgggaatcggcttgtatggaccagccgctgctggtacctatgtatttatttatcaactATTCTTAGTGTAGATTTAAAAGCTAATTCCCGTATTATCGCTCAAAACTTCAAAAGTATTAAAGCCCTTTCAACATCTTTTTACTTACTCACTACATCTACTGTATTGGTcacaaaagttaaaataaataaccaGTTTGCTGTATGAATGATATGATTTTGACCTTGTTTCAATGAAtgtaattaagtaataaataacgATTAATAAAGAAGTAAAGTCCTACCCGTTGACcacataatccatactaatattataaattggaaagtgtgtaagtatgtctgtttgtttgtccgtctttcacggcaaaacggagcgacaaattgacgtgatttttttaagtggatatagttgaagagatggaaagtgacataggctacattttgtctctttctaatgcgagaaaagccgtgggcaaaagctagttaactataagATATTCTAATTATCCTACGTATAAAACTACATTCGTATAAGGTTTGGAAAAGTGTAAGAAGTGAAGCCGAATGTGAGCAGATAACTGTACTTATTATATAATTACGCTAAAACCAAATAAGCTTCAAGTTATTAAGATTAAGGCAATATTAGTTAACAGGAAATATAGTAATACTGTAGGTCATACTTATACTACCATATTTACTAAGATTACGTAAATTACAGCCGTAAATACTGCTGGCTAGGAGCATGTCCCatcatttcaatattttttacctGAACTCTGAGAGAAATTCTTGTAACTTGAGTAattttgttttcccctcactagctcggaaacacgtgttttgtcctttaataccagcgggtaaaaacggattttatccactagtgggtaaagtaatctgaccttgaataaagtcaaattaactgctttaaaattgataaaggtaggtgaatctagtaataaagatgatttaccacctgtggaactactggaagcagtgataaacgcattttttgcgctgtagtttcctcgctatagtgaggggaaaagttttgtgttacactcgggtgcaaatgtattttacttctcgtgtgttaaaaaactcgcaagttcaggattctattctcgaaccactcgcttcgctcgtggttcaactatagaatcctttcacttgctcgtttttcaattccacactcggcgttaaaatacaactttgcccccttgtataacaaataactattatatgtaATTGTACCTTCACAGATGTATTTCATATTAGGTACATTTCATAGAGGTTTCACGCTATAAAAATAAGTTGCTAACGATTAGTAGTTATTATATCGTAGGATTCGTAGGAACTTATCGTACGaaaaaaacacgtgtttttaaagtatttaacatttttttattattattttacataaatatttacaattacTCGTTCAAACGCATTAAATTATCTACACAATAGTTAACAACATGATTGTAAAAGTAATCGTAGAATCAATGGTGATGAGTAGGAACAATGTGCTTGGCGTGTCCTTCATGGGTGACAACAGCGTTAAATCTgtcaaaagaaaacaaaatgatATAACAGAGAATGAAGATATAAGATCATGACGTATTATGTTTCCTTCCATTTGATTTTACggtaatattttaaatagtaGTACTCACCCATTTTTCTTGTCAGCAGTGTAGTGAACGATCCTGACAGTGCCGTCGGGCTCGTGCAGGCTGTAGTAGCCCTTGACgacgtcgccgtcgcgggcctCGTGCTGCGCCTTCTTGTCGCCGGTGTGCGGGTCCTCCACCTTGACTCGAACTCGTACTTAGGGTGCGCGTAGTAGTCGTGGTGGCCCTCGGGCGCCTTGCCGGGCACGTCGTGacgctggatgttttgtgagGAGACGGCGTGGTGATGGGAGTGGCCGTGTTCTTGTTGGGGCCGGGCAATAGCCACGGCTAGGGTAGCAGCTAATACGAAAATCTGCAATAAACGAAAATCCTTTCTATTATTTCTGTAATTCTGTAAGTAGGTTCCTCCGTTTGAGGAAATTATTTTAAGGaggttggtttttttttcttttaactcaCTCTGTACATAATTGTCAACTTCGTAAAAGTAAACATGTActtacctaattttttttaaatatttcattaggtTTAAAATACCTACCTTGAAATACATGATAATTAACTAGCAGTTGTTAATCAACAGGTGCTAAAATCGTAACTGATAAGATGTCAATATTGCAGTGACTTTATATATGTGCGATTTTTGGAGGCTCTTTGTCTGAAACCTGTTGACCACGACCACGTGCTTGGCGAAATTGTACACGTACAGTTTTTTATGCTAAAACATTCTTTCTTTTTAGCTTTTGACTACTTGTAAGATGTTATACATATATCATAGCAGAAATTTTACCATCAGTAGGGTTAATTGATGCGAGATTATACCGTCACTGTGAGATAGATTTCATAGAATACCCAACTTtcttatgtaattaattatattagaaAGAACGCGTGATATACCCAATGTGACGCCAATATGTGATATCCCTgctagaaaaaaatgttttatgttaAATGCCCTTATTATTCTAAGTACTTTGTTTACTTTATTTGTATAATGTGGTAACATGAGTCATGATGCGGCGACGGACTAAGATTAAACCCTGGAATACGAACACTTGAGTATTCGTATTCGTTTCTATACGATAACCAAACCgagctaaaataaaaaaataaaaaaccggccaagagcgtgtcggaccacgctcagtgtagggttccgtagttttccgtatttttctcaaaaactactgaacctaccaagttgaaaacaatttttctagaaagtccttataaagttctacttttgtgattttttcatattttttaaacatatggttcaaaagttagagggggggggacgcacttttttttcctttaggagcgattatttcctaaaatattaatattatcaaaaaacgtatttagtaaacccttattaatttttaaatacctatccaacaatatatcacggGTTGagacgaaaaaaaatatcagcccccactttacatgtaggggggggtaccctaacgaaacatatttttccattttttatttttgcactttgttggcgtgattgatatacatattggtattaaatttcagctttctagtgcttaccgttactgagattatccgcggacggacggacggacggacagacagacatggcgaaactataagggttcctagttgactacggaaccctaaaaacggttaATAGTCGCAGCGTTTTTCAAAAGTTATGACCAAccaataataatacaaatagGGGAGATGACAATTGTGGCCAAAATATTTAACATGTAGTAAGTAATATTTCAAAAGATGGCACTATCTTCTATTCTGATTCAGAAAAGCGACAAAGTGGAAAAAGTCATCGGAAATCTCATTCAATAATTGTTATGTACCAGTATTTTCACAAAACTGATTTTCTAAGGGCTGTTACAGCTGCTGAATGTTAAGTTGCCCATTTGAATTaattctatttattttaatcagtCTAACCTATTACTTAACAGTAAATTTTTTTGAGTATGTACGTTAGCGTTCATTACAAGTAGAAAGTAAATTAACATTGAAAGAAATGTAGCCAAAACACAAGGTCGCTCACACTTGTCAGGTGGACAAATTAAATATACTGGTTTGCTGGTTTTTGTACCTTGCGTAAGTTTCAGTATAGTATTGCTATAAAACATTGCAGAAAAATGATTACATTATCAGTTAACAAGTGTTCGGACACTAAGAACAATACTTATCAGGAACAATCACTATGAATTCAAAGGTACATTTCAAATTAAAGTATGTAGATCTCAATAAGTAATAGAGGCAGTGCATATTTTACTAGAACCGTTTAATGTATCTTCAATATCATAAACTTCCATATCACACAACTAAAGTGAGCCAACTAGTTAGGAGAAAAAGGCCTGAAATTATTTTTCTATGGGAAATAATTTCTGCTTTTTTTTTACTGACAGGGTCAACCTAAAAATATGCTGCCATTTTTCTTTTAGATCATACTTGCTGTTTGTATCCTGACTGTAGTAGCCGCTCGGCCACAGGACGGTCACGGGCACGGTCACTCTTCCCACCACCACGCCGTCTCCTCACAAAACATCGAGCGTCACGACGTGCCCGGCAAGGCGCCCGAGGGCCACCACGACTACTACGCGCACCCTAAGTACGAGTTCGAGTACAAGGTGGAGGACCCGCACACCGGCGACAAGAAGGCGCAGCACGaggcccgcgacggcgacgtcGTCAAGGGCTACTACAGCCTGCACGAGCCCGACGGCACTGTCAGGATCGTGCATTACACTGCTGACAAGCACAGCGGGTAAGGATTTATATTTTGTACAAATAACTTTTATTCATTACAGCGAAGATGACTCTACTTAAGTAGTTAattgaaaatctttttttttttgtactaaaaatattttttttatactacctcggtggcaaacaagcatacggtccgcctgatggaaagcggtcaccgtaacctatgaacgccagctactcaaggagtgtcacatgcgcgttgccaatccattagaagcttgtacactcccttttgctgtgttaagtacacagcaaaaaagtactagttccaaggagggttcgggttgccgacgactcaaaggacaaatagacggaacaaattagttccgtagatcctttcgtcaccagcacaccgcaccctcgttgagctctggcagccttactcaccggcaggaacacaacactatgagtagagTCTAGTgatatttggctgcggtcttctgtaagccggaggtacttccccagttgggctctgctcttgATTCGAGCGAGAAGATATcagctgtgctgtgccctaccacacaaagcggaacatcattcgctatgccctacctcctaccagAAATAATCTATGATCAATTATAAGTATTGTCTTCCTTGCAGGTTCAACGCTGTGGTTACTCGGGAAGGACATGCGAAACATATTGTTCCTGCACACCAccactaattaaaaaaaaattgttaaatataAATCTATTGTTGACTAATCTGTACCTGcgtttgtaaatattgtaaaatatatttttaacattttatgttatttttccTTAATTCCTTTTTATAGTTAAGTATCAGAATAATTTGGATGCTTTTTTCCAAATAATGATTTTGTtgtaaaaaatatacctacctaataaataaatatacctaactaTATGGAGGCAGTCATGTTCATCATATTATGATGAATAGTCAAAAACtacatgaaattaaaaaaaaataattaaaacaatgTGAATGTAGAATAAAATTTCAGTTAAAAATAATAGACAATTACGAGTACATAATCTAtatctatatacatatataaaatgctAACGCTAATGTACGTATGTCCGGGGTTTTCTCTATCACTATCAATTCCAATCAACCCCCCGTTGGGGTGGTAAATACGCCTTGGTCTCTAGATGAAAGTAAGGGAGTTTGGTCGCGGTGGGTGGAAGTGGGtggcgaaaatgttaaaaaaatatatatctgtcCTTCTTCTGTATTTGTACATCTCTACTTCTGTATCacgcaatataattttaaatgtgtcacgcaatataaaaaatgtgggtaagtgcatctgtacttatatatctgtacttctggaaagttctaaaaatttctgGAATGATCTATAAAAGTCCAGAAtttgtgtaaatgtttcaatcgatctggaatgttctagaaagttctagacacttctggaaagttctaatattttcgaATAATCTAGAACGTTACAAAATctgcaaaactgaatgtagttgatatagaatgttctggaaagttctgatattttctagaatgatctaaAACGTTCCAAAATATGTAAAACTGAATGCAGTTGATATataatgttctggaaagttctaatattttctagaatgatctagaacgttccaaaacgtgCAAAACTGAATGTCATTGATATAGAATattctggaaagttctgatattttctagaatgatctagaacgttccaaaatgtgcaaaactgaatacagttgatatagaatgctctggaaagttctaatattttctagaatgttctagaacgttccaaaatgtgttaaactgaattaagttttacatatgaaatttctacattattccataagttttcagaactttctagaacattccatatcgattgaaacatttacacacattctggactttt of Leguminivora glycinivorella isolate SPB_JAAS2020 chromosome 5, LegGlyc_1.1, whole genome shotgun sequence contains these proteins:
- the LOC125226242 gene encoding histidine-rich glycoprotein-like; its protein translation is MYTKIFLAAITLAAAAARPQEGHHEHGHAYSSQSIVLHQSHGHEQVHKHHEQHSALQQSGKKHDEHHHDYYAHPKYEFEYKVEDPHTGDKKAQHEARDGDVVKGYYSLHEPDGTVRIVHYSADKHSGFNAEVKREGHAKHVLCLASLLAVAAAHYGHGHGHAFSSQHISRHDGPAHVVPIHGHGHGHGHHGHDHGHDVDYYAYPKYEFEYKVDDPHTGDHKTQHEHRDGDVVKGFYSLHEPDGSIRHVHYHGDKHSGFHADVKHETHHIVPEKHHHHY
- the LOC125226235 gene encoding LOW QUALITY PROTEIN: cuticle protein 19-like (The sequence of the model RefSeq protein was modified relative to this genomic sequence to represent the inferred CDS: inserted 1 base in 1 codon) yields the protein MYFKIFVLAATLAVAIARPQQEHGHSHHHAVSSQNIQRHDVPGKAPEGHHDYYAHPKYEFEXKVEDPHTGDKKAQHEARDGDVVKGYYSLHEPDGTVRIVHYTADKKNGFNAVVTHEGHAKHIVPTHHH